Proteins encoded by one window of Rouxiella chamberiensis:
- a CDS encoding biofilm development regulator YmgB/AriR family protein has translation MAKRTTKPSDAELLSQDYLFSDSGFNEVSSTKDSIKLDKGPMHFERIFSSIQEVIGSIAYELILARGFITNKDIILQIILLLEFSDSMTQKDLLRDALQAVVSATPDDA, from the coding sequence ATGGCAAAAAGAACCACTAAGCCTTCTGATGCTGAGCTTTTATCTCAGGATTATCTTTTCAGCGATTCAGGTTTTAATGAAGTTTCATCGACTAAGGATTCTATCAAGCTTGATAAGGGTCCTATGCACTTTGAAAGAATTTTCAGTAGTATACAAGAGGTCATAGGTTCAATAGCTTATGAACTTATACTCGCACGTGGCTTTATTACAAATAAAGATATTATCTTGCAAATCATTTTGCTACTTGAGTTTTCTGACAGTATGACTCAAAAAGATCTTTTGAGAGATGCATTGCAAGCCGTAGTCTCTGCTACACCAGACGATGCTTAA
- a CDS encoding SOS response-associated peptidase family protein: MCGRFTQYESRDNYFDALGLTPDDILFDPEPIGRYNVAPGTSVLLLHRLDGDFHLEPVHWGYGPEWWHKAPLINARSETAATGRMFKPLWRTGRAVVPANGWFEWKRDGEAKQPYFIHHKSAVPLFFAAMGHAPFDRDNPAQGFVIVTAASDRGLVDIHDRMPLALEPKAAIEWINPENTPEQSEEIVKEGAVKLDKFAWHPVTKKVGNIRNKGRDLIEEIDDAEV, from the coding sequence ATGTGTGGCCGTTTTACGCAGTATGAAAGTCGAGACAACTATTTCGACGCGCTCGGGCTGACTCCCGACGATATTCTCTTTGATCCAGAACCTATCGGGCGCTATAACGTGGCTCCAGGCACTTCTGTGCTTTTGCTTCATCGACTTGATGGCGACTTTCACCTTGAGCCCGTTCATTGGGGATATGGGCCCGAATGGTGGCATAAAGCGCCATTGATTAATGCCCGCAGCGAAACGGCGGCTACCGGTCGCATGTTTAAACCCCTTTGGCGCACAGGGCGCGCTGTCGTGCCTGCCAATGGTTGGTTTGAGTGGAAACGCGACGGAGAGGCCAAACAACCTTACTTTATTCACCACAAGAGTGCGGTGCCACTATTTTTTGCAGCGATGGGTCATGCCCCTTTTGACAGAGATAATCCGGCTCAGGGTTTTGTCATTGTAACTGCCGCAAGTGACAGGGGACTCGTGGATATTCACGATAGAATGCCACTGGCGCTTGAACCCAAAGCCGCAATCGAGTGGATTAACCCTGAAAATACCCCTGAACAGTCTGAAGAGATAGTTAAAGAGGGCGCAGTAAAACTGGATAAATTTGCCTGGCATCCGGTAACAAAAAAAGTGGGGAATATCCGCAATAAAGGCCGTGACCTCATTGAAGAGATTGATGATGCCGAGGTGTAA
- a CDS encoding S24 family peptidase: protein MAFPSPAADYAEGRVTPNVACKWKDSPAQFLVHANDASWRAGIKKDAVLVVNKARKPVDGSLVIVDHEGEFEVKRLKTGSVMRLESLDNPEEVRLISSGDLEGSETIVWGVVTHIINDACTEEFDDCPLI from the coding sequence ATGGCATTCCCATCTCCGGCAGCAGATTACGCAGAAGGAAGGGTCACGCCGAACGTGGCCTGCAAATGGAAAGACAGCCCAGCGCAGTTTTTGGTACACGCGAATGATGCCAGCTGGCGTGCCGGTATCAAAAAGGACGCCGTGCTGGTGGTCAATAAAGCCCGTAAGCCGGTAGACGGCAGCCTGGTGATTGTTGACCATGAGGGAGAGTTTGAGGTCAAGCGCCTCAAAACCGGTTCCGTGATGCGCCTTGAATCATTGGACAATCCCGAGGAGGTTCGACTTATCAGCAGTGGCGATCTGGAGGGGAGCGAAACTATCGTGTGGGGCGTGGTGACGCATATCATCAACGATGCCTGTACTGAAGAGTTTGATGATTGCCCGCTTATCTAA